In Nocardioides faecalis, the following proteins share a genomic window:
- a CDS encoding adenine phosphoribosyltransferase, translating to MSRASEALQRLVRDIPDFPEPGVVFKDITPLLADPDGFAAVVEGLAQAGRDADGAVVVDKVVGMEARGFILAAPVALALGVGFVPVRKAGKLPHDTHQATYDLEYGSAVIELHRDSLQAGERVLLLDDVLATGGTARAAADLVGRCGAVPVGLAVLIELGFLPGRATVGDLPVSALLTV from the coding sequence TTGAGCCGCGCCAGCGAGGCGCTGCAGCGCCTGGTCCGCGACATCCCCGACTTCCCCGAGCCGGGGGTGGTGTTCAAGGACATCACCCCGCTGCTCGCCGACCCCGACGGCTTCGCCGCCGTCGTGGAGGGGCTGGCGCAGGCCGGGCGGGACGCCGACGGTGCGGTCGTGGTGGACAAGGTCGTCGGCATGGAGGCTCGTGGCTTCATCCTCGCCGCCCCCGTCGCGCTGGCGCTCGGCGTCGGCTTCGTGCCCGTCCGCAAGGCGGGCAAGCTGCCGCACGACACCCACCAGGCCACCTACGACCTGGAGTACGGCTCGGCCGTCATCGAGCTGCACCGCGACAGCCTGCAGGCCGGGGAGCGGGTGCTGTTGCTCGACGACGTGCTGGCGACCGGTGGCACCGCCCGTGCCGCCGCCGACCTGGTCGGCCGCTGCGGCGCCGTACCGGTGGGGCTGGCCGTGCTCATCGAGCTGGGCTTCCTGCCCGGACGCGCCACGGTCGGCGACCTGCCGGTGTCGGCGCTGCTCACCGTGTGA